From Streptomyces sp. NBC_00690, a single genomic window includes:
- a CDS encoding nitrilase-related carbon-nitrogen hydrolase: MPRIASCTSAFREVADFEEFAAHIRDLLDQSAGADLVVLPELITFELMTAVPGWRDAVDLEPAVETVQFTDRYRELMAREAAERGQHILAGSHLVRTGDGSLLNVAPLFGPDGALLHEHAKTHLFPLESSLDIGEGDDMEVVELPFGVVGVNICYEAEIPECAASLTEQGVQIVLVPSLTITEAGFWRVRHCAAARAIENQIYTVHSGVASPARGPWPGAWARSAVLGPCDAGWPDNGVLAETVANVDAVAVADVDLQRLADNRKTGAATTFADRRRRAELYRAWPSH; this comes from the coding sequence ATGCCCAGAATCGCCAGCTGTACTTCAGCGTTCCGTGAAGTCGCGGATTTCGAGGAATTCGCCGCACATATTCGAGATCTGCTCGACCAGTCGGCCGGCGCCGACCTCGTCGTACTGCCCGAGCTGATCACCTTCGAACTCATGACGGCCGTACCCGGCTGGCGCGACGCCGTGGATCTGGAGCCTGCGGTCGAGACCGTACAGTTCACCGACCGCTACCGCGAGCTCATGGCCCGCGAGGCCGCGGAGCGCGGTCAGCACATCCTCGCCGGTTCGCATCTGGTCCGCACCGGGGACGGCAGCCTGCTCAACGTCGCTCCTCTTTTCGGGCCGGACGGAGCGCTGCTGCACGAGCACGCCAAGACCCATCTCTTCCCGCTCGAATCGTCCCTCGATATCGGCGAGGGAGACGATATGGAGGTCGTGGAACTTCCCTTTGGCGTCGTCGGCGTAAACATCTGCTACGAGGCCGAGATACCGGAATGCGCGGCGTCGCTCACCGAGCAGGGTGTACAGATCGTCCTCGTCCCCTCGCTCACCATCACCGAGGCCGGATTCTGGCGCGTCCGTCACTGCGCCGCCGCCCGCGCCATCGAGAACCAGATCTACACCGTGCACTCCGGCGTCGCCAGCCCTGCCCGCGGGCCCTGGCCAGGAGCCTGGGCGCGCAGCGCGGTCCTGGGCCCCTGCGACGCGGGCTGGCCCGACAACGGAGTCCTCGCCGAGACCGTCGCCAATGTCGACGCGGTCGCCGTGGCCGACGTGGATCTCCAGCGGCTCGCCGACAACCGGAAGACGGGCGCCGCGACGACCTTCGCGGACCGCCGCCGACGCGCGGAGCTCTACCGGGCCTGGCCCTCCCATTGA
- a CDS encoding TetR/AcrR family transcriptional regulator: MTSPGRRPGPSRSLTTRAVAEAALAEGLADFSMPSVAARLGVSHSTLYRYVHDRDDLVRTAIGLAVERSRWPESELPWRELLREFADRIWELCDAHPGFAQAVLTTPGTPPAIIERLVRYARSLVAAGLTDREAVVSVDFVAELVLTTWVAMRHLDREISAGNGRTVREEYRDTWSETIPFAAEFTADATWHGRGWFTDKLDIYLDGLALRIGARSTTADHSDGNATQPYE, encoded by the coding sequence GTGACTTCGCCCGGCCGGCGCCCCGGCCCCTCCCGCTCGCTGACCACCAGGGCCGTCGCCGAGGCCGCCCTCGCCGAGGGCCTGGCGGACTTCAGCATGCCCAGCGTCGCTGCCCGTCTCGGGGTCAGCCACTCCACGCTCTACCGCTATGTACACGATCGCGACGACCTGGTCCGAACCGCGATCGGCCTGGCCGTGGAACGCTCCCGGTGGCCGGAGAGTGAGCTGCCCTGGCGCGAGCTGCTGAGGGAGTTCGCCGACCGGATCTGGGAGCTGTGCGACGCCCACCCGGGGTTCGCCCAGGCCGTGCTCACCACGCCGGGTACCCCCCCGGCCATCATCGAACGGCTGGTCCGGTACGCCCGCAGTCTGGTCGCGGCCGGCCTGACCGACCGCGAGGCCGTCGTCTCGGTGGACTTCGTCGCCGAACTCGTCCTCACCACCTGGGTCGCCATGCGCCATCTCGACCGCGAGATCAGCGCGGGGAACGGCCGGACGGTACGAGAGGAGTACCGCGACACCTGGTCGGAGACCATCCCGTTCGCAGCCGAGTTCACCGCCGACGCCACCTGGCACGGCCGCGGCTGGTTCACCGACAAACTCGACATCTATCTGGACGGCCTCGCCCTCCGCATCGGCGCCCGCTCCACCACCGCAGACCACTCGGACGGCAACGCGACCCAACCCTACGAATGA
- a CDS encoding ABC transporter substrate-binding protein translates to MSTYPPRSSEMIAVVSRTGEIRERHRGEITVHAGLSRYLRTAARIELPAPVCFAWDTSPESVTLPDEPDPGRPQILRVRVAPAGRTSGGCHVEVRPFTPEERSGLTGRELQVLTLVACGLTNPDIATRLRVSRRTAATHVERLLHKLGVTSRAAATAIALDRDLFTLPVQGDLAGLPSLGPLRLEAAVRDNPGSPSTADAPRRRVTRPRPLMIGAVYPSAGDWRGDGLQMEQGARLAVDEINERGGVAGRRIEHIPLRVNIQNGRAIQHAIERLVGEDVDAITTGYTLQRSRDSLSAQFLPAASAGSPLLHHSTSASAADLIADESDTFSNVFQVCGPESVYGIGFVRTLTTLRDSGAWRPTSNRLQVFDTDDTDMTTFTPSAMEAAERAGWQPTVEHISSFSPDWTNVIQRIRELDPAAVMVAHFTAAQLAAFVRTFRREPSDALLYALYSPSVPQFLDQVDGRAEGMLWATVSGLYGDDFGHQFERRFLQRFGSTSGMSSAGIRYDMIHLLAAAWSQCDSPHDTEEVNRVLRRIIHRGVNGSYHLGSVDQTNLVYPDQTTDPSIAQAHLVYQVQDGHHHIIAPAPYSTAPFRPTV, encoded by the coding sequence GTGAGCACGTATCCGCCGCGTTCGTCCGAGATGATCGCCGTGGTGTCCCGCACGGGCGAGATCCGGGAACGCCATCGCGGCGAAATCACCGTGCACGCCGGCCTGTCCCGCTATCTGCGCACGGCGGCCCGCATCGAGCTGCCCGCCCCCGTGTGTTTCGCCTGGGACACCAGCCCCGAATCGGTCACACTCCCCGACGAGCCCGACCCGGGCCGTCCCCAGATCCTGCGCGTCCGTGTCGCACCCGCCGGGCGTACGTCCGGGGGCTGTCACGTCGAGGTCCGGCCGTTCACGCCGGAGGAACGTTCCGGACTCACCGGGCGTGAACTCCAGGTGCTGACCCTGGTCGCCTGCGGACTGACGAACCCCGATATCGCCACCCGCCTGAGGGTTTCCCGGCGTACAGCTGCGACCCACGTCGAGCGGCTTCTGCACAAGCTGGGCGTCACCAGCCGTGCCGCGGCGACGGCGATCGCGCTGGACCGAGACCTGTTCACCCTCCCGGTACAGGGCGACCTGGCGGGCCTCCCGTCGCTCGGCCCGCTCAGGCTGGAGGCGGCTGTACGCGACAACCCCGGGAGCCCGTCCACCGCCGACGCTCCACGACGGCGCGTCACCCGACCGAGGCCGCTGATGATCGGCGCCGTCTATCCCTCCGCCGGGGACTGGCGCGGTGACGGCCTCCAGATGGAGCAGGGCGCCAGGCTCGCCGTGGACGAGATCAACGAACGCGGCGGTGTAGCCGGCCGCAGGATCGAGCACATCCCGCTCCGGGTCAACATCCAGAACGGCCGGGCGATACAGCACGCAATCGAACGACTCGTCGGCGAGGACGTCGACGCGATCACCACCGGATACACGCTCCAGCGGTCCCGCGATTCGCTCAGTGCGCAGTTCCTGCCCGCGGCCTCGGCGGGCTCTCCCCTCCTGCACCATTCGACGTCGGCGAGCGCCGCCGATCTCATCGCCGACGAGTCCGACACGTTCAGCAATGTCTTCCAGGTGTGCGGTCCAGAGAGCGTGTACGGAATCGGCTTCGTCCGTACGCTCACCACACTGCGCGACTCAGGCGCGTGGCGCCCGACCTCGAACAGACTTCAGGTCTTCGACACCGACGACACCGATATGACGACGTTCACCCCATCCGCGATGGAAGCGGCCGAGCGAGCCGGATGGCAGCCAACCGTCGAGCACATCAGTTCCTTCTCGCCGGACTGGACCAACGTCATTCAGCGAATCCGCGAGCTGGACCCCGCCGCCGTCATGGTCGCCCACTTCACCGCCGCTCAACTGGCCGCCTTCGTACGCACATTCCGGCGAGAGCCGTCCGATGCCCTGCTGTACGCCCTGTACTCGCCCTCGGTTCCCCAATTTCTGGACCAAGTCGACGGCCGCGCCGAGGGAATGCTCTGGGCGACCGTCAGCGGACTGTACGGCGACGACTTCGGTCATCAATTCGAGCGACGGTTCCTTCAGCGCTTCGGGAGCACATCCGGAATGTCCAGCGCGGGAATTCGCTACGACATGATCCACCTGCTGGCCGCCGCATGGTCGCAATGTGATTCGCCGCACGACACCGAAGAGGTCAACCGTGTCCTGCGCCGCATCATCCACCGCGGAGTCAACGGCTCCTATCATCTCGGCTCCGTCGACCAGACCAATCTGGTCTACCCGGATCAGACGACCGACCCGTCCATCGCGCAGGCCCACCTCGTCTACCAGGTCCAGGACGGCCACCACCACATCATCGCCCCCGCGCCGTACTCCACCGCGCCCTTCCGGCCCACAGTCTGA
- a CDS encoding S1 RNA-binding domain-containing protein: MVVQVGDEITVVVIEIDREQRRLVLSRRQASPAL, translated from the coding sequence GTGGTGGTTCAAGTCGGCGACGAGATCACGGTCGTCGTCATAGAGATCGACCGAGAGCAACGCCGGCTGGTTCTCTCCCGACGACAGGCTTCTCCGGCTCTCTAG
- a CDS encoding ABC transporter ATP-binding protein: MTETTAPDRESGAPQEAPVSRPVSGSDDRAHTVLKDLLAPVRAPTLIGMGLQVIGSAAAVVPFIAIAELARALLAAGPTDENAVRRAVVIALLGLTVRGVFGLAALVVTHFADVRLQASLRRRIVDRLGRVPLGWFDANSSAAVRKAAQNDVHDLHHLVAHSAVESVGAITVPIAGFGYLLWLDWRLALLAVITLPVYLGVYAYMMRDFAPQMAAMDAGVAAVNRSIVEFVQGIAVVKTFGRTGQAHASYREAATRFGRNYSDWVRPMLKLEAVASMAISPPVVLLVTLGGGIWFVSLGWVTPVDAVTTSLVAMILPSALLTLGFSAQAKREATAAALRIDAVLTVPVLPEPENPQPLQGHEVALETVSFSYDGTRQVLDGVSLRLAPGTLTALVGPSGAGKSTLAALVTRFHEVTGGRVTVGGVDVRELSTRDLYRTVGFVLQDVRLVRGTIRDNIRLGKPEAGDAEVRAAAEAARVHQRILALPDGYDTVVGEGLALSGGEAQRVSIARALLADTPVLVLDEATAFADPSSEAEIQDALAPLIAGRTVLVIAHRLSTVTTADTIAVLDGGRLVERGTHAELLAADGRYARLWATHEGTNS, from the coding sequence ATGACCGAAACAACGGCCCCCGATCGGGAGAGCGGTGCTCCCCAAGAGGCCCCGGTATCCCGCCCCGTGTCCGGCTCCGACGACCGGGCGCACACCGTCTTGAAGGATCTGCTCGCCCCGGTCCGCGCCCCGACCTTGATCGGGATGGGACTCCAGGTGATCGGCTCCGCCGCCGCCGTTGTTCCCTTCATCGCCATCGCCGAATTGGCCCGGGCCCTGCTGGCCGCCGGTCCCACCGACGAGAACGCGGTGCGCCGGGCCGTAGTGATCGCCCTGCTCGGTCTGACCGTCCGCGGAGTCTTCGGCCTCGCGGCCCTGGTCGTCACCCACTTCGCGGACGTCCGGCTCCAGGCGTCACTGCGGCGCCGGATCGTGGACCGGCTGGGCCGGGTCCCCCTCGGCTGGTTCGACGCCAACTCCTCGGCCGCAGTGCGCAAGGCGGCCCAGAACGACGTGCACGACCTCCACCATCTCGTCGCCCACAGCGCAGTCGAATCCGTGGGCGCGATCACCGTCCCGATCGCCGGATTCGGCTATCTCCTCTGGCTGGACTGGCGCCTCGCCCTGCTCGCCGTCATCACCCTGCCCGTGTACCTCGGCGTGTACGCGTACATGATGCGGGACTTCGCCCCACAGATGGCCGCTATGGACGCGGGTGTGGCAGCGGTCAACCGCAGCATCGTCGAATTCGTCCAGGGCATCGCCGTGGTCAAGACCTTCGGCCGTACCGGGCAGGCCCACGCCAGCTACCGGGAGGCAGCCACCCGCTTCGGCCGCAACTACAGCGACTGGGTGCGCCCGATGCTCAAACTGGAGGCCGTGGCCTCGATGGCGATCTCACCACCGGTCGTCCTGTTGGTCACCCTCGGCGGCGGCATCTGGTTCGTCTCCCTCGGCTGGGTGACACCCGTCGACGCGGTGACCACCTCCCTGGTCGCCATGATCCTGCCCAGCGCGCTGCTCACCCTCGGATTCAGCGCCCAGGCCAAACGTGAGGCGACCGCCGCCGCGCTGCGGATCGACGCCGTCCTCACCGTCCCCGTCCTGCCCGAGCCGGAGAATCCCCAACCCCTCCAGGGCCACGAAGTCGCCCTGGAGACCGTGTCGTTCAGCTACGACGGCACCCGGCAGGTCCTGGACGGAGTGAGCTTGCGGCTCGCTCCCGGCACCCTGACCGCGCTCGTCGGCCCATCCGGTGCCGGAAAATCCACCCTCGCCGCCCTGGTCACCCGCTTCCACGAAGTGACGGGCGGCCGTGTGACCGTGGGCGGGGTGGACGTCCGCGAACTGAGCACCAGGGACCTCTACCGCACCGTCGGCTTCGTCCTCCAGGACGTCCGGCTGGTACGCGGCACAATCCGCGACAACATCCGGCTGGGAAAGCCCGAGGCCGGCGACGCGGAGGTTCGGGCGGCGGCGGAGGCAGCCCGGGTGCACCAGCGCATCCTCGCCCTCCCGGACGGCTACGACACGGTCGTCGGCGAGGGACTGGCCCTCTCCGGCGGCGAGGCACAGCGCGTCTCCATCGCCCGCGCGCTCCTCGCGGACACCCCCGTCCTCGTCCTCGACGAGGCCACCGCCTTCGCAGACCCCTCGTCGGAGGCCGAGATCCAAGACGCCCTCGCCCCGCTGATCGCCGGACGGACCGTCCTGGTGATCGCGCACCGGCTCTCCACCGTCACGACCGCCGACACCATCGCCGTACTGGACGGCGGACGCCTAGTGGAGCGCGGCACCCACGCCGAACTGCTGGCCGCCGACGGCCGCTACGCCCGGCTGTGGGCGACCCACGAAGGGACCAACTCATGA
- a CDS encoding FBP domain-containing protein translates to MRPMTREEVRGAIVNLDPTESKVRLPAWFDDTPWHRIDYLGWRDLRAAKCAYLVTEADGQALGVLLRQAPNHAVHGSRAVMCDLCRSTRRFNEVSLFTARRPSRDKRERLNTVGLLLCTDLDCAVKMHTKPIRHAFDPPVDEIIAARRESMRSRTIAFIRSVSDTERTTQHRK, encoded by the coding sequence ATGCGCCCCATGACCAGGGAAGAGGTGCGCGGCGCGATCGTGAACCTGGACCCGACCGAGAGCAAAGTTCGACTGCCAGCCTGGTTCGACGACACCCCGTGGCACCGGATCGACTACCTCGGGTGGCGGGATCTGCGCGCCGCGAAGTGCGCCTACCTCGTCACCGAGGCAGACGGCCAGGCGTTGGGAGTGCTGCTACGGCAGGCCCCGAACCACGCGGTACACGGATCACGCGCGGTGATGTGCGACCTGTGCCGGTCCACCCGGCGGTTCAACGAGGTTTCACTGTTCACCGCCCGACGCCCATCACGCGACAAACGTGAACGTCTGAACACAGTCGGCCTCCTCCTGTGCACCGATCTCGACTGCGCGGTGAAAATGCACACCAAACCGATCCGCCACGCCTTCGATCCCCCGGTCGACGAAATCATCGCCGCCCGCCGCGAAAGCATGCGCTCCCGCACCATCGCCTTCATCCGTTCGGTGTCCGACACCGAACGAACCACACAACACAGAAAGTGA
- a CDS encoding ABC transporter ATP-binding protein: MIRDLATVLGPDHRPALVRYLGTLALTGVSQGAAVAFVVPVLGRLLAGDTDGAAQWLPWMGGAAALSLLAHYAQAMLGFRLALVILTTLHHRLGDHAVTLPLGWFDGTTVGRLSRIGTKSVFSIAGSCAHLLQPLVTGVLAPATVVVVMLWHDWRLGLAVLVCSPLILLAARLSIRLMTRSDEENDRAGVEAANRVLEFARDQTVLRAFGRTTEGYRPLEDALEEQRIAARRQVVLSIPGMLLSGFAVQLCFSALIGLGALLALRDSVDPVELVALLALVARFTGPLAEVGELAGVLRMAGSDLRRVREVLDESPLPAPERSTPVRTPGEIELTGVRFGYAEGPDVLDGVGFTVPPRTMTALVGASGSGKTTVTRLIARFSDVRGGTVRVGGTDVREQRTEDLMAQLALVFQDVHLFDDTLIGNIRIGRPDATDDEVHRAARLAGVDEIVDRLPDGWSARVGEGGRALSGGERQRVSVARALLKNAPVVLLDEATAALDPENEAAVQRALEELRANSTLLVITHRLSTVMTADQIVVLHEGRVAERGTHADLLALGGHYARFWHERSRAAGWRITTARS, from the coding sequence ATGATCCGCGACCTGGCGACCGTCCTCGGCCCCGACCACCGCCCCGCCCTTGTCCGCTACCTGGGAACCCTCGCCCTCACCGGCGTCTCCCAGGGCGCCGCAGTCGCCTTCGTCGTCCCCGTACTGGGGCGGCTGCTGGCGGGGGACACGGACGGCGCCGCGCAGTGGCTCCCCTGGATGGGCGGGGCGGCGGCCCTCTCGCTCCTTGCCCACTACGCCCAAGCCATGCTGGGCTTCCGGCTCGCCCTGGTGATCCTGACCACGCTCCATCACCGACTGGGCGACCACGCGGTGACCCTGCCACTCGGCTGGTTCGACGGGACCACGGTCGGACGGCTCAGCCGGATCGGCACCAAATCCGTCTTCTCCATCGCAGGAAGCTGCGCCCATCTGCTCCAGCCACTGGTCACCGGCGTCCTCGCCCCGGCAACCGTGGTCGTGGTGATGCTCTGGCACGACTGGCGGCTCGGCCTCGCCGTCCTGGTCTGCTCACCACTGATCCTGCTCGCCGCCCGGCTCTCCATACGCCTGATGACACGATCGGACGAGGAGAACGACCGGGCCGGGGTGGAGGCGGCCAACCGAGTGCTGGAGTTCGCCCGCGATCAGACCGTTCTGCGGGCCTTCGGGCGCACCACCGAGGGCTACCGACCGCTGGAAGACGCCCTGGAAGAACAGCGGATCGCAGCACGCCGACAGGTCGTGCTCTCCATTCCCGGCATGCTGCTCAGCGGTTTTGCCGTACAGCTCTGCTTCTCCGCCCTGATCGGCTTGGGCGCCCTGCTCGCGTTGCGGGACAGCGTCGACCCGGTCGAACTCGTCGCCCTGCTCGCCCTGGTGGCGCGTTTCACCGGGCCGCTCGCGGAAGTGGGGGAACTGGCCGGGGTGCTACGGATGGCCGGAAGCGATCTACGCCGGGTGCGCGAGGTCCTGGACGAATCGCCACTGCCTGCACCCGAGCGCTCCACCCCGGTCCGCACCCCTGGTGAGATCGAGCTGACCGGGGTGCGCTTCGGGTACGCAGAGGGCCCGGACGTGCTCGACGGTGTCGGCTTCACCGTGCCGCCCCGGACCATGACCGCCCTGGTCGGTGCATCCGGGTCCGGGAAGACCACCGTGACCCGGCTGATCGCCCGCTTTTCCGACGTCCGCGGGGGCACCGTCCGGGTCGGTGGAACGGACGTTCGGGAACAGCGCACCGAGGACCTGATGGCCCAGTTGGCACTGGTCTTCCAGGACGTGCACCTCTTCGACGACACCCTGATCGGCAACATCCGCATCGGACGTCCGGACGCGACCGACGACGAGGTCCACCGCGCGGCCCGCCTCGCCGGGGTGGACGAGATCGTCGACCGGCTGCCGGACGGCTGGTCGGCCCGGGTCGGCGAGGGCGGTCGGGCCCTCTCCGGCGGTGAACGCCAGCGGGTCTCGGTCGCTCGCGCTCTGCTGAAGAACGCGCCAGTGGTCCTGCTGGACGAGGCCACTGCAGCGCTCGACCCGGAGAACGAGGCGGCGGTACAGCGCGCCCTGGAGGAACTGCGCGCGAACAGCACTCTCCTGGTCATCACCCATAGGCTGAGCACCGTGATGACAGCGGACCAGATCGTGGTACTCCACGAAGGACGGGTCGCCGAACGCGGCACCCACGCGGACCTCCTCGCCCTCGGTGGGCACTATGCGCGGTTCTGGCACGAGCGGAGCCGGGCGGCCGGGTGGCGGATCACCACGGCCCGCTCATGA
- a CDS encoding hemerythrin domain-containing protein yields MSNRRTGDRRRGNRTESGRSGAVPATAPKRRHGTKKAAHKAGRPAAAKTARDSGSSRQGRGEARRLVEVHNHYRRELTQVREILRQVRKGSASIERARGRINTLALATADGGFSEICRASCRSLAEHHRLEDRTVFPHLRRSERSLQPVLDRLDKEHRTIHTLLKDVDRALVHLARNPGDHAPVTQAINLLTDAVLSHFAYEERELLGPLARYGFAPGPRK; encoded by the coding sequence ATGAGCAACAGGAGGACCGGCGACCGTCGGCGCGGGAACCGCACCGAGAGTGGCCGAAGCGGAGCCGTACCGGCCACCGCGCCGAAAAGACGTCACGGCACCAAAAAGGCGGCCCACAAGGCTGGCCGACCTGCCGCCGCGAAGACCGCCCGGGACAGCGGTAGCAGCCGTCAGGGCCGAGGTGAGGCCCGCCGCCTGGTCGAGGTGCACAACCACTACCGCCGCGAACTCACACAGGTGCGGGAGATCCTGCGTCAGGTCAGGAAGGGCAGTGCCTCCATTGAACGGGCCCGCGGCCGGATCAACACCCTCGCCCTCGCCACTGCCGACGGCGGATTCAGCGAGATCTGCCGCGCCTCCTGCCGCTCCTTGGCCGAGCACCACCGGCTGGAGGACCGTACCGTCTTCCCCCACCTGCGCCGCAGCGAGCGCAGCCTCCAACCGGTCCTCGACCGGCTCGACAAGGAACACCGCACCATCCACACCCTCCTCAAGGATGTGGACCGGGCCCTGGTCCACCTCGCCCGCAACCCCGGCGACCACGCCCCCGTCACCCAAGCGATCAACCTCCTCACCGACGCCGTCCTCTCCCACTTCGCCTACGAGGAACGCGAGCTACTCGGCCCCCTCGCCCGCTATGGATTCGCCCCCGGTCCCCGCAAGTAG
- a CDS encoding glutaminase: MRSVIPDYLAEVLRDVESNTSGQLADYIPELAAADPKRLGAAFATVDGEIYGAGDIDTEFTIQSISKPFMYALALADRSFAPVLAKVGVEPSGEAFNQISLESDTGRPFNPMINAGAITAHSLAGSEGMNPTERVERVVHGLSAFAGRELRIDEAVCVSEMEHAHRNLAIAYMLRGYGILTEDPRAIVEGYIRQCSVLVTARDLAMMAATLANRGVNPLSGERVVGEPVVRQVLSVMSTCGMYDAAGDWATQVGIPAKSGVAGGLIGALPGQIGIATFSPRLDAHGNSVRGVSLFERFSSDMGLHVMEVPAAARAIVRSNHVLGDGPHAVRVLQLQGGIGFAGAERVVREILNTAPAEVRVVLDLTMIYSINDVARRMLLEAVRRLTLDGHEVYLVDPESIVPDPDPGDGGRVTVVGVLEQAVISQHKVAQHRSRPTKRGT, from the coding sequence ATGCGGTCGGTCATTCCCGACTATCTGGCCGAGGTCCTCAGAGATGTCGAGTCGAACACTTCTGGACAGCTGGCGGACTACATCCCCGAGCTTGCGGCAGCGGACCCTAAGCGCCTCGGTGCGGCCTTCGCCACCGTTGACGGCGAGATCTACGGTGCCGGCGACATCGATACCGAGTTTACGATCCAGTCGATCTCCAAGCCGTTCATGTACGCGCTGGCACTGGCTGATCGCAGCTTCGCCCCTGTGCTCGCCAAAGTCGGTGTCGAACCATCGGGAGAGGCGTTCAACCAGATCTCCCTCGAAAGTGATACTGGGCGCCCTTTCAATCCCATGATCAATGCTGGTGCGATCACCGCCCACTCGCTCGCCGGTTCGGAGGGCATGAATCCGACGGAGCGCGTGGAGCGCGTGGTCCACGGCCTTTCGGCGTTTGCCGGTCGTGAGCTGAGGATTGATGAGGCGGTGTGCGTGTCGGAGATGGAGCACGCGCACCGCAACCTCGCCATTGCGTACATGCTCCGCGGCTATGGCATCCTCACCGAGGACCCCAGGGCCATCGTCGAGGGCTACATCCGCCAGTGCTCTGTGCTCGTCACCGCGCGAGATCTGGCCATGATGGCCGCGACGTTGGCCAATCGCGGCGTAAATCCTCTCTCAGGTGAGCGAGTGGTAGGCGAACCGGTGGTGCGTCAGGTGCTGAGTGTCATGTCCACCTGCGGAATGTATGACGCGGCCGGTGACTGGGCGACCCAGGTCGGCATTCCAGCGAAGAGTGGCGTGGCCGGGGGCCTGATCGGAGCGCTCCCCGGCCAGATCGGCATCGCCACATTCTCACCACGGCTGGACGCCCATGGGAACAGCGTTCGCGGAGTTTCGCTATTCGAGCGGTTTTCCTCCGATATGGGTCTACATGTGATGGAGGTCCCAGCCGCTGCGCGTGCCATCGTGCGGTCCAACCACGTCCTCGGCGACGGACCACATGCGGTCCGGGTCCTCCAACTGCAAGGTGGGATCGGGTTTGCCGGAGCCGAGAGAGTTGTCCGGGAAATTCTGAACACTGCCCCCGCAGAAGTCAGGGTGGTTTTGGACCTCACAATGATCTATTCGATCAATGACGTGGCACGGCGCATGCTGCTGGAGGCCGTGCGTCGGCTCACGCTGGATGGTCACGAGGTGTACCTCGTCGACCCGGAATCGATCGTGCCCGATCCCGATCCGGGCGATGGTGGCCGAGTCACCGTCGTAGGCGTTTTGGAACAAGCCGTGATCTCACAGCACAAGGTGGCCCAGCACAGAAGCCGTCCGACGAAGAGAGGGACTTGA
- a CDS encoding polysaccharide deacetylase family protein, translated as MTKPTVCLTFDFDAISVWLGTMGLSTPTYVSRGEFAANVATPRILDLLEREGVTSTWYIPGLDADTYPDVCKRIRDAGHEIGHHGYAHEGPTSLDEAAESEVLERGLDALDRVLGVRPAGYRSPAFDLSPNSTRLLSDFGFTYDSSMMGHDFELYRCRTGDIVHSDRAVEFGRELDLVEVPVSWTLDDFPFMEFALAPPMLMPASTDVEGLANRWLADLDFMVEEVPHGVFTQTFHPQSIGRAGRIRILERIIRRAKEHGARFSTVHQAVGDWTAQSGTGRA; from the coding sequence ATGACCAAGCCGACCGTATGCCTGACCTTCGACTTCGACGCCATCTCCGTCTGGCTGGGCACCATGGGCCTGTCCACACCGACATATGTCTCGCGCGGCGAGTTCGCGGCGAACGTCGCGACCCCGCGCATCCTCGATCTGCTGGAGCGGGAAGGAGTCACGTCCACCTGGTACATCCCTGGCCTGGACGCCGACACCTACCCGGACGTGTGCAAGCGCATCCGCGACGCGGGCCATGAGATCGGCCACCACGGTTACGCACATGAGGGGCCTACCAGCCTGGACGAAGCCGCCGAGTCCGAGGTGCTGGAGCGTGGACTCGACGCTCTGGATCGGGTTCTCGGAGTCCGCCCAGCCGGATATCGGTCCCCTGCGTTTGATCTCTCCCCGAACTCCACACGGCTGTTGTCCGACTTCGGGTTCACCTATGACAGCAGCATGATGGGGCACGACTTCGAGCTGTACCGCTGCCGTACCGGTGACATCGTCCACAGCGACCGGGCCGTGGAGTTCGGGCGCGAGCTGGACCTAGTCGAGGTGCCCGTCTCCTGGACCCTCGACGACTTCCCCTTCATGGAATTCGCCCTCGCCCCGCCGATGCTGATGCCCGCCTCCACCGACGTCGAAGGGCTCGCCAACCGCTGGCTGGCGGATCTCGACTTTATGGTGGAGGAGGTTCCGCACGGGGTGTTCACCCAGACCTTCCACCCGCAGTCCATCGGCCGCGCCGGGCGCATCCGCATCCTGGAACGGATCATCCGCCGGGCCAAGGAGCACGGTGCACGGTTCTCCACCGTGCACCAGGCGGTCGGCGACTGGACCGCACAGTCCGGCACCGGCAGGGCCTGA